Proteins found in one Caldisericia bacterium genomic segment:
- a CDS encoding endonuclease Q family protein codes for MKIIADLHIHSKYSRATSKDMDIPTLSKWAKIKGINLLGTGDSTHPEWEKEIKMYLKEKNDGIYEYDGTNFIISGEVALIFSQGGKTRRVHLSLLIKKIEDMEKINKTLSKFSDLSIDGRPVLPLSCSEFVKIVLDLAEDTFIYPAHAWTPWFGIFGSETGFDSLEEAFQDEIKNIYAIETGLSSDPPMNHLISKLDKITLLSNSDAHSPSNIGREANVFECDLKYNEIIEAIKKRDKSRFLFTIEFFPEEGKYHYDGHRNCGVSLSPEESIKLNNICPVCKRPLTLGVLHRVYELKDRDNFNEKDFIPFVNLIPLMEIISQALQKNKSSKLVEDEYMKMIQKFGNEMNILFFLPLNEMLGRVDERIFKLIKNMREGKVKKKPGFDGEYGVIEVIEDFEKETPPSLF; via the coding sequence TTGAAAATAATTGCTGATTTACACATTCATTCAAAATATTCAAGAGCAACAAGTAAAGATATGGATATTCCAACTCTCTCTAAATGGGCAAAAATAAAGGGTATAAATCTTCTCGGAACAGGAGATTCCACTCATCCTGAATGGGAAAAAGAGATTAAAATGTATCTTAAAGAGAAAAACGATGGAATTTATGAATATGATGGAACAAATTTTATAATAAGCGGAGAGGTTGCCTTAATTTTTTCACAAGGTGGAAAAACAAGAAGAGTTCATTTATCTCTTTTAATTAAGAAAATTGAAGATATGGAGAAAATAAATAAAACACTTTCAAAATTTTCTGATTTAAGCATAGATGGGAGACCTGTTCTTCCATTGAGTTGTAGTGAATTTGTAAAAATTGTGTTAGATTTAGCAGAAGATACTTTTATCTATCCAGCACACGCTTGGACACCATGGTTTGGTATTTTTGGGTCTGAAACTGGATTTGATTCTTTAGAAGAAGCATTTCAAGATGAAATTAAAAATATATACGCTATTGAAACTGGTCTTTCATCAGATCCTCCCATGAATCATCTAATTTCAAAATTGGATAAAATAACTCTACTCTCAAATTCTGATGCACATTCTCCATCAAATATTGGCAGAGAGGCAAATGTTTTTGAATGTGATTTAAAATATAATGAAATTATTGAAGCAATTAAAAAAAGAGATAAAAGCCGCTTTCTCTTCACAATAGAATTTTTTCCAGAAGAAGGAAAATATCACTATGATGGACATAGAAATTGTGGAGTATCTTTAAGTCCAGAAGAGTCTATAAAGTTAAATAACATTTGTCCTGTTTGTAAAAGACCTTTAACTCTTGGAGTTCTTCATAGGGTTTATGAATTAAAAGATAGAGATAATTTTAATGAAAAAGATTTTATACCATTTGTTAATTTAATCCCTCTTATGGAAATTATTTCTCAAGCATTACAAAAAAATAAAAGTAGTAAGTTAGTTGAAGATGAATATATGAAAATGATACAGAAATTTGGAAATGAGATGAATATTCTTTTCTTTCTTCCATTAAATGAAATGTTAGGAAGAGTTGATGAAAGAATTTTTAAACTTATTAAAAATATGAGAGAAGGAAAGGTAAAGAAAAAACCAGGATTTGATGGAGAATATGGAGTGATTGAGGTTATAGAAGATTTTGAAAAGGAAACACCTCCATCTCTTTTTTAA
- a CDS encoding sigma-70 family RNA polymerase sigma factor: protein MNEKELINEILKGDIEKYSYFIKEYQNEIYNLCFSIVKNRDDALDLTQEAFLIAFKNLKNFRGEASFSTWIYRIAYNLSINFAKRKGQILTILDRDEDEIEFQIEDKKSSIWDEIEREERIKIINKCLNRLKEFDRLIIELREVNNLTYEEMSQILSLPIGTIKSRLFRARERLKREIEKEFMKKDNESETNF, encoded by the coding sequence ATGAATGAAAAAGAGTTAATAAATGAGATTTTAAAAGGTGACATTGAAAAATATTCTTATTTTATAAAAGAGTACCAAAATGAAATTTACAATTTATGTTTTTCAATTGTAAAAAATAGAGACGATGCATTAGATTTAACTCAAGAAGCATTTTTAATTGCTTTTAAAAATCTTAAAAATTTCAGAGGAGAAGCATCTTTTTCAACATGGATTTATAGAATTGCTTATAACTTATCAATAAATTTTGCAAAAAGAAAGGGTCAAATATTAACAATATTAGATAGAGATGAAGATGAGATAGAATTTCAAATTGAAGACAAAAAATCTTCAATTTGGGATGAAATTGAGAGAGAAGAGAGAATAAAAATAATAAATAAATGTTTAAATAGATTAAAGGAATTTGATAGATTAATAATTGAGTTGAGAGAAGTTAATAATCTTACTTATGAAGAAATGTCCCAAATACTTTCTTTACCTATTGGGACAATAAAGTCAAGGCTTTTTAGAGCAAGAGAGAGACTAAAAAGAGAAATAGAAAAGGAATTTATGAAAAAAGACAATGAGTCTGAAACAAATTTTTAA
- a CDS encoding amino acid ABC transporter permease, translating into MKIFDITIFYNVKAISYILSGIFNTVLLTLLGIGLGFLVGSILTFGEVYLASPINYIFRIVGEIIRGIPLMVLFLILYLGFNLDPLPSAILGLGIRSAAYQSQIFRSSLEAIPTGQILAALSIGMNKTQVFLNILLPQAVRIMIPSWTNEFITLLKDTSIAFVLGVTEIMTKAELISRSVGRYFEIYIFIAILYFIMVRFSNYIFYSIYEKNRIPGLGEKR; encoded by the coding sequence ATGAAAATTTTTGACATTACAATTTTTTATAATGTCAAAGCTATATCATATATACTTTCAGGAATATTTAACACAGTTTTACTAACTTTATTGGGCATTGGATTGGGTTTTTTAGTAGGATCTATATTAACATTTGGGGAGGTATATCTTGCCTCCCCAATAAATTATATTTTTAGAATAGTAGGAGAAATAATAAGAGGAATTCCTCTTATGGTTCTTTTTTTAATTTTATATCTTGGTTTTAATCTTGATCCTCTCCCTTCTGCAATTTTGGGTCTTGGAATAAGAAGTGCAGCATATCAAAGTCAAATATTTAGATCTTCTCTTGAAGCAATTCCAACTGGACAAATTCTTGCAGCATTGAGTATTGGAATGAATAAAACTCAGGTTTTTTTAAATATACTTTTACCACAGGCAGTAAGAATTATGATTCCCTCATGGACAAATGAATTTATTACGCTTTTAAAGGACACATCTATTGCATTTGTTCTTGGAGTAACAGAAATTATGACAAAAGCAGAACTTATTTCACGATCAGTTGGAAGATATTTTGAAATTTATATTTTTATTGCAATTTTATATTTTATTATGGTAAGATTTTCAAATTATATTTTTTATTCAATTTATGAGAAAAATAGAATACCTGGCTTAGGAGAGAAAAGGTGA
- a CDS encoding basic amino acid ABC transporter substrate-binding protein, with amino-acid sequence MNKNKIILSVLILLLGFTFLVSCKKEPKVLNVGTSADYPPFEYVDEKTGEFVGFDLDLIRLLGKKLGYEVKIVNMDFDSIIPALEKKKIDVAIACITITEDRLKVAPAIPYWDTGQSIIVNAKSDFRPKSLGDLSNKKVGVQKGTTGEQILDEGIEKKEVINVDVRRYTSVILGMLDLQNGVIDAMIIDTPVAKLYEQKYNYVVTTELAPETAGIFVQKDNEKLFNDLKKALEEVKNSKDWQDLIQKYFSGE; translated from the coding sequence ATGAATAAAAATAAAATTATTTTATCAGTTCTAATCTTATTATTAGGTTTCACTTTTTTAGTTTCATGTAAAAAGGAGCCAAAAGTTTTAAATGTTGGAACATCAGCAGATTACCCCCCATTTGAGTATGTAGATGAAAAAACAGGAGAGTTTGTTGGTTTTGATTTAGATTTAATTAGGCTATTGGGTAAGAAATTGGGTTATGAGGTTAAAATTGTAAATATGGATTTTGATTCAATAATTCCTGCACTTGAAAAGAAAAAAATTGATGTAGCAATTGCATGTATAACAATTACTGAGGATAGATTAAAAGTTGCTCCTGCAATTCCATATTGGGATACAGGTCAATCAATAATTGTCAATGCAAAAAGTGATTTTAGACCAAAGTCTTTAGGAGATCTTTCAAATAAAAAGGTTGGTGTTCAAAAAGGAACAACAGGAGAACAAATTCTTGATGAAGGAATTGAAAAAAAGGAGGTTATTAATGTAGATGTAAGAAGATATACTTCTGTTATTCTTGGAATGCTTGATCTTCAAAATGGAGTTATAGATGCTATGATAATTGATACACCAGTTGCAAAATTATATGAACAAAAATATAACTATGTTGTAACTACTGAACTTGCTCCAGAAACTGCAGGAATATTTGTGCAAAAAGATAATGAAAAACTCTTTAATGATCTTAAAAAGGCTTTAGAAGAAGTCAAAAATAGCAAAGATTGGCAAGATTTAATACAAAAATATTTTTCAGGTGAATAG
- a CDS encoding GTP-binding protein: protein MNSKIESLINGVIEGDRLIIGKVISLIENGEEDGFKILKKSFHLRKKTFILGITGPLGVGKSTLIDKILLSFEDEKIACLLCDPSSPISGGAFLGDRLRMKSKSENFFIRSMATRNFPFGISPSLPFVLDLLSISPYRSIFVETAGIGQGDSSIKNFSHLTIVLLAPYLGDEIQFLKGGIMEIGDMFVVTKGDYESAEIFYTSLKASFNFYFKEAPETFLVSAINGTGIEEVVNYIKRKREEILDSEIYVKREKIRRRETFKYLIRERFLNKYIQKLEDEKLKKIEEGEFNIYELEIESN from the coding sequence ATGAATTCAAAAATAGAGTCCTTAATTAATGGTGTTATTGAGGGAGATAGGTTAATAATTGGAAAAGTTATCTCTCTTATTGAAAATGGAGAAGAAGATGGTTTTAAAATCCTTAAAAAAAGTTTTCATTTAAGAAAAAAAACCTTTATTCTTGGTATAACTGGACCGCTTGGGGTTGGAAAATCAACACTTATTGATAAAATACTTTTATCTTTTGAAGATGAAAAAATTGCATGTCTTTTATGTGATCCATCAAGTCCAATTAGTGGTGGTGCATTTTTGGGTGATAGATTAAGAATGAAATCTAAAAGTGAAAATTTTTTTATAAGATCAATGGCAACAAGAAATTTTCCTTTTGGAATATCACCTTCTCTTCCTTTTGTTCTTGATTTACTTTCTATTTCACCATACAGATCAATTTTTGTTGAAACAGCAGGAATTGGACAAGGAGATTCAAGTATAAAAAATTTCTCTCATCTTACAATTGTACTTCTTGCTCCATATCTTGGAGATGAAATTCAATTTTTAAAAGGTGGAATTATGGAAATTGGAGATATGTTTGTTGTTACAAAAGGTGATTATGAAAGTGCAGAAATTTTTTATACATCTTTAAAGGCAAGTTTTAACTTTTATTTTAAAGAGGCACCAGAAACATTTCTTGTGAGTGCAATTAATGGAACAGGAATAGAAGAGGTGGTTAACTATATAAAAAGAAAAAGAGAAGAAATTTTAGATAGCGAAATATATGTAAAAAGGGAAAAAATAAGAAGAAGAGAGACATTCAAATATTTAATAAGAGAAAGATTTTTAAATAAATATATCCAAAAGTTAGAAGATGAAAAATTAAAAAAAATTGAAGAAGGTGAATTTAATATCTACGAGTTGGAAATTGAGAGTAATTAA
- the dnaX gene encoding DNA polymerase III subunit gamma/tau has translation MEYLTLYRKYRPKDFSEIKGQEHIVKILINSLEKKKISHAYLFSGPKGTGKTTIARIFSKGLNCETGITSKPCNKCRNCISINDGTHIDVIEIDGASNRGIDEVRSLKERVNLAPTFGRYRVFIIDEAHMLTQEAFNALLKTLEEPPEKTVFILATTDPQKLPLTIISRCIRFNFKRIGLKDLIDTGKMIATNEKIEIEDEVLEKIANYSDGSLRDFISTLEEIVLFSGNKISLKDLLSLLGESEEEIYKKFYLSILQGDDSTLLKLIHNLIEEGKEVNEILRGLINFGRKALFLKIFDEKKDETISLFKKDFLVEILDLLINLSSELRYSHYPRFLFEVKLLKTLLKFSKEKVPQEIVIKPHEKVITEVVETKKEEKRSFLWDDFLEELKKSNKALYAMLRFGKFIKLEDDKIFVEYPFPYKFHKDRVEEKKDEIKKFLSDLGYRINDLIFSLQSEQDYLKEKEEIERSQELQTLFKFFEGKVERIEENIEDENI, from the coding sequence ATGGAATATCTTACCCTATACAGAAAATATAGACCCAAAGATTTTAGTGAAATAAAAGGGCAAGAACATATTGTAAAAATTTTAATAAATTCTTTAGAAAAGAAAAAAATATCACATGCATATCTATTTTCTGGTCCTAAGGGAACAGGAAAAACAACAATTGCAAGAATCTTTTCAAAAGGGTTAAATTGTGAGACAGGAATAACATCAAAACCTTGTAATAAGTGTAGAAACTGCATAAGTATAAATGATGGAACGCATATTGATGTTATTGAAATAGATGGTGCATCTAATAGAGGAATAGATGAAGTAAGAAGTCTAAAAGAGAGAGTTAATCTTGCACCAACTTTTGGAAGATATAGAGTTTTTATAATTGATGAAGCACATATGTTAACTCAAGAAGCGTTTAATGCTCTTTTAAAAACTCTTGAAGAACCACCAGAAAAGACTGTTTTTATTCTTGCAACAACTGACCCGCAAAAACTTCCTTTAACAATAATTTCAAGATGTATAAGATTTAATTTCAAACGCATTGGTTTAAAAGATCTTATTGATACTGGTAAAATGATAGCAACAAACGAAAAAATTGAGATTGAGGATGAAGTTTTAGAGAAAATTGCAAATTATTCAGATGGTTCATTAAGAGATTTTATTTCAACACTTGAAGAAATAGTCCTTTTCAGTGGAAATAAAATCAGTTTAAAAGATTTGCTTTCTCTATTAGGAGAAAGCGAAGAAGAGATATATAAAAAATTTTACCTTTCAATTTTACAAGGAGATGATTCAACACTTCTTAAACTAATTCATAATTTGATTGAGGAGGGAAAAGAGGTTAACGAAATTTTAAGAGGTTTAATTAATTTTGGTAGAAAGGCACTTTTCTTAAAGATTTTTGATGAGAAAAAAGATGAAACAATTTCATTGTTTAAAAAAGATTTTCTTGTTGAGATTTTAGATCTTTTGATAAATTTAAGTTCAGAATTAAGATACTCACACTATCCAAGATTTTTATTTGAAGTTAAACTTTTAAAAACTCTATTAAAATTTTCAAAAGAAAAAGTTCCTCAAGAAATAGTTATTAAACCTCATGAGAAAGTTATAACTGAAGTAGTGGAGACAAAAAAAGAGGAGAAAAGGAGTTTTTTGTGGGATGATTTTCTTGAGGAGTTAAAAAAATCAAACAAAGCCCTTTATGCAATGTTAAGATTTGGAAAATTTATAAAATTAGAAGATGATAAGATTTTTGTTGAATATCCATTTCCTTATAAATTTCATAAAGATAGGGTTGAAGAAAAAAAAGATGAAATTAAAAAATTTTTATCAGATTTAGGGTACAGAATAAATGATCTTATATTTTCTCTTCAAAGTGAACAGGATTATTTAAAAGAGAAAGAAGAAATTGAAAGATCTCAAGAACTTCAGACTTTATTTAAGTTTTTTGAGGGAAAAGTTGAAAGAATTGAGGAGAATATAGAGGATGAGAATATTTAA
- a CDS encoding radical SAM protein, producing the protein MRVIKEFDPWKGKFCTCPKKFSLNPYTGCSFNCIYCYITSYIKEPYRVRLKKNLIENVKKDLKNFDKSYYIMLSNSSDPYPYIEKYLNLTREVLRIFKENGIKVLIVTKSDILLKDIDILKEMNVVITVTITTLDEEYKKIEPFAPHPERRIKMLEILKKNGIPTAVRIDPIIPFFNDDLEKIEKLIKRVSKYSSQIITSTLKLKYDSMKRFKEKIRDLYDKILPLYKERYGNSLYIERDKREKILKSIKEIATSYGLYFSTCRENLDYLNTNICDGSGLFKK; encoded by the coding sequence TTGAGAGTAATTAAAGAATTTGACCCATGGAAAGGAAAGTTTTGCACATGTCCTAAAAAGTTTAGTTTAAACCCTTATACTGGATGTTCATTTAATTGCATCTACTGCTATATAACATCTTACATTAAAGAACCATATAGAGTTAGATTGAAGAAAAATTTAATTGAAAATGTTAAAAAAGATTTAAAAAATTTTGACAAAAGTTACTATATTATGCTTTCAAACTCATCTGATCCATATCCATATATAGAAAAATATTTAAATTTAACAAGAGAAGTATTAAGAATATTTAAAGAAAATGGAATCAAAGTTTTAATTGTTACAAAAAGTGATATTTTATTGAAAGATATAGATATATTAAAAGAGATGAATGTAGTTATAACAGTTACTATTACAACACTCGATGAAGAATATAAAAAGATTGAACCATTTGCTCCTCATCCTGAAAGAAGAATAAAGATGCTTGAAATTTTAAAGAAAAATGGAATTCCAACCGCTGTAAGAATTGATCCTATAATACCTTTTTTTAATGATGATTTAGAAAAAATCGAAAAATTAATTAAAAGGGTTTCAAAATATTCAAGTCAAATAATAACATCTACTTTAAAATTGAAATATGATTCAATGAAAAGATTTAAAGAGAAAATAAGAGATCTTTATGATAAAATATTGCCCCTTTATAAGGAAAGATATGGAAATTCTCTATATATTGAAAGAGATAAAAGAGAGAAGATTTTAAAAAGCATAAAAGAAATTGCAACCTCTTACGGTCTTTATTTTTCAACATGTAGAGAAAATTTGGATTATTTAAACACTAATATTTGTGATGGAAGTGGTTTATTTAAAAAATAG
- the argS gene encoding arginine--tRNA ligase, with product MILRHLFQEKFSKFNLEGRDFNLNLPKNKNYGDISTDFLINLKDKFIREEIKKEFERDKFFKKVEIIEPGFLNLFFSEDFYIFFIKRILKDEVNYLKNSFKSDKKIQIEFVSANPTGPLTLGNGRNAVIGDVLANTFSYLGINVYREYYVNDAGKKVELLVDSVISRMKEIIGEETTFPEDGYRGEYVIQIAKNLIENGKIYLLNDRKKLREEILSIIIDWIKRDLLDFGVYFDNFFSEKEMRDRGEVEEVLKFLKDKDMSYEKDGAIWFKSTLYGDEKDRVLVKSDGEYTYFLTDIAYHINKWRRGFDEVIDIWGWDHIGHIEPLKNALTLFGIPKDFLKVILYQIVHLKSGGKEIKMSKTSGEFVLLRELIDEIGKDTVRFIFLSRASESPLDFDIEIAKKRNMENPVYYIQYAYTRAKSIEKKRIEKGVEINIENLDLSFSDIEREILNRLIYTEEILYQVINKYAPHLLPFHSLEISKGFHTFYHDFPVLSEKNEKIRNRRYLIVKGVEIILNILLNLMGVSTPEEM from the coding sequence ATGATATTAAGACATCTTTTTCAGGAGAAGTTTAGTAAATTTAATCTTGAGGGTAGAGATTTTAATTTAAATCTACCTAAAAATAAAAATTATGGAGATATTTCTACTGATTTTTTAATAAATTTAAAAGATAAATTTATTAGAGAAGAAATTAAAAAAGAGTTTGAAAGAGATAAATTTTTTAAAAAGGTAGAAATCATTGAGCCTGGTTTTCTTAACCTATTTTTTTCTGAAGATTTTTATATCTTTTTTATAAAGAGAATTTTAAAAGATGAAGTAAACTATTTAAAGAATTCATTTAAATCAGATAAAAAAATTCAAATTGAATTTGTTTCTGCAAATCCAACTGGTCCTCTTACTCTTGGTAATGGAAGAAATGCTGTTATAGGTGATGTTCTTGCAAATACTTTTTCATATTTAGGAATTAATGTTTATAGAGAATATTATGTTAATGATGCTGGAAAAAAGGTTGAACTTTTAGTTGATTCTGTTATTTCAAGAATGAAAGAAATTATAGGAGAAGAGACAACCTTTCCAGAAGATGGGTATAGAGGAGAATATGTTATTCAAATTGCAAAAAATCTTATTGAAAATGGAAAAATTTATTTATTGAATGATAGAAAAAAATTAAGAGAAGAGATTTTAAGTATTATAATTGATTGGATAAAAAGGGATCTTCTTGACTTTGGTGTCTATTTTGACAACTTTTTCTCAGAGAAAGAGATGAGAGACAGAGGAGAAGTTGAGGAGGTTTTAAAATTTCTTAAAGATAAAGATATGAGTTATGAAAAAGACGGCGCTATTTGGTTTAAATCTACTCTTTATGGAGATGAGAAAGATAGAGTTTTGGTAAAAAGTGATGGAGAATATACTTATTTTTTAACAGATATAGCATATCACATAAATAAATGGAGAAGAGGATTTGATGAAGTGATTGATATATGGGGATGGGATCATATAGGACATATAGAACCATTAAAAAACGCGCTTACTCTTTTTGGAATTCCTAAAGATTTTCTTAAGGTTATCCTTTATCAGATTGTCCATTTAAAATCTGGTGGAAAAGAGATAAAAATGAGTAAAACAAGTGGTGAGTTTGTTCTTTTAAGAGAATTGATAGATGAAATTGGTAAAGATACAGTAAGGTTTATATTTTTATCAAGAGCATCTGAGAGCCCACTTGATTTTGATATTGAGATAGCAAAAAAGAGAAACATGGAGAATCCAGTTTATTACATACAATATGCATACACAAGAGCAAAATCAATTGAAAAAAAGAGAATAGAAAAAGGAGTTGAGATTAATATCGAAAATTTAGACCTCTCTTTTTCAGATATTGAAAGAGAAATTTTAAATAGATTGATTTACACAGAAGAAATATTATATCAAGTTATAAATAAATATGCTCCTCATCTTCTGCCTTTCCACTCCCTTGAAATTTCAAAAGGATTTCACACATTTTATCATGATTTTCCAGTTTTGTCAGAGAAAAATGAGAAAATAAGAAATAGAAGATACTTAATTGTTAAAGGAGTTGAAATTATATTAAATATTTTGTTAAATTTAATGGGTGTATCAACACCAGAGGAGATGTAA
- a CDS encoding HIT domain-containing protein, with protein sequence MRVLWAPWRIKYILSSKKKSGCFICQIINEKKDEENLVLKRGQFSIIIMNRYPYNSAHLMISPLRHIKNIYELNDEEKKEIINFLSLSQKVIEKIYNPDGFNIGVNIGKAAGAGEEHLHFHIVPRWSGDTNFMTVFSKTRVIPEDLVEIYKKLKEAFIENNC encoded by the coding sequence ATGAGAGTTTTATGGGCTCCATGGAGAATAAAATATATATTGTCATCAAAGAAAAAAAGTGGTTGCTTTATTTGCCAAATTATAAATGAAAAAAAGGATGAAGAAAACCTTGTATTAAAAAGAGGACAATTTTCAATAATTATTATGAATAGATACCCATACAATTCAGCACATCTTATGATCTCTCCATTAAGACATATAAAAAATATTTATGAGTTAAATGATGAAGAAAAAAAAGAGATAATAAATTTTTTAAGTTTATCACAAAAGGTAATTGAAAAGATATATAATCCAGATGGTTTTAACATTGGAGTTAATATTGGTAAAGCAGCAGGTGCAGGAGAAGAGCATTTACATTTTCATATTGTTCCAAGATGGTCTGGAGATACAAACTTTATGACTGTTTTTAGCAAAACAAGAGTAATACCAGAAGATTTGGTTGAAATATATAAAAAATTAAAGGAGGCGTTTATTGAAAATAATTGCTGA
- a CDS encoding cobalamin B12-binding domain-containing protein, translated as MKKIRVLIAKPGLDGHDRGAKVISRALMDEGYEVIYTGIRRTPEEIVKMAIEEDVDAVGLSCLSGAHLELFKRVSELLKEKGKEVLLFGGGIIPKEDIEILKSYGFKKIFTPDSSIKEIVEFLNNEFKNRVLN; from the coding sequence ATGAAAAAAATTAGAGTTTTGATTGCAAAACCAGGCCTTGATGGACATGATAGAGGAGCAAAAGTTATCTCAAGAGCACTTATGGATGAAGGTTATGAGGTGATTTATACAGGAATAAGAAGAACTCCTGAAGAGATTGTAAAAATGGCAATAGAAGAAGATGTTGATGCAGTAGGTCTTTCTTGTCTTTCTGGCGCACATCTTGAACTTTTCAAAAGGGTTAGTGAACTTTTAAAAGAGAAAGGTAAAGAAGTGCTTCTTTTTGGAGGAGGAATTATTCCAAAAGAAGATATTGAAATTCTTAAGTCTTATGGATTTAAAAAAATATTTACTCCAGATTCAAGTATAAAAGAGATAGTGGAATTTTTAAATAATGAATTCAAAAATAGAGTCCTTAATTAA
- a CDS encoding BON domain-containing protein, whose amino-acid sequence MERKLASSDEKGLKLKDLKILKKIKNLIDKNNNLKKEKINITVKGGEVFLDGVVSNEKVISEIENLLKEIKSIKKIINNLSIEVKRSIDVNIVEEGLKLLNEKGFKDLNLTYKGGILNVYGNVNNLKEKKLVEKILSSLNINKINSFIKIKQNKNINDFIIESLAYDYLKKSKIFNLKIKALNRVLYIKGNVENEKEREEVLEKASEIPGIIEIINGITLRDEKSIDIEIENKIREILKEPEYLSDKINFISISGNVFLDGEAYNPNTLYSIEEKVSKIKNVKRVINRIIGVVR is encoded by the coding sequence ATGGAGAGAAAATTAGCCTCTTCAGATGAGAAGGGCTTAAAATTAAAAGATCTAAAAATTTTAAAAAAAATTAAAAATTTAATAGATAAAAATAATAATCTTAAAAAAGAAAAAATAAATATAACTGTTAAGGGTGGAGAAGTTTTTCTTGACGGAGTGGTTTCAAATGAAAAGGTAATATCTGAAATAGAAAATTTATTAAAAGAGATCAAGAGTATAAAAAAGATTATTAATAATCTCTCAATTGAAGTAAAAAGAAGTATTGATGTAAATATTGTTGAAGAGGGATTGAAATTGCTTAATGAAAAGGGTTTTAAAGATCTAAATTTAACTTATAAAGGCGGAATTCTTAATGTATATGGAAATGTTAATAATTTAAAAGAGAAAAAATTGGTTGAAAAAATTCTCTCAAGTTTAAATATAAATAAAATAAATAGTTTTATTAAAATTAAACAAAATAAAAATATTAATGATTTTATAATTGAAAGTCTTGCATATGACTATTTAAAGAAAAGTAAAATTTTTAATTTAAAAATTAAAGCCTTAAATAGAGTTTTATATATTAAAGGAAATGTTGAAAATGAGAAGGAAAGAGAAGAGGTCTTAGAAAAAGCATCTGAAATTCCTGGTATTATAGAAATTATTAACGGAATAACATTAAGAGACGAAAAAAGTATTGATATAGAAATTGAGAATAAGATTAGAGAAATTTTAAAAGAGCCAGAATATTTAAGTGACAAAATCAATTTCATATCAATTTCTGGAAATGTGTTTCTTGATGGTGAGGCTTATAATCCCAATACACTTTATTCAATTGAAGAAAAAGTAAGTAAAATAAAAAATGTTAAAAGAGTTATAAATAGAATAATAGGAGTTGTAAGATAG